In Cicer arietinum cultivar CDC Frontier isolate Library 1 chromosome 7, Cicar.CDCFrontier_v2.0, whole genome shotgun sequence, a single window of DNA contains:
- the LOC101512262 gene encoding WAT1-related protein At5g07050-like, with protein sequence MASENSNFFEKTKHHIAMICLQFGYAGMNIITKVSLNQGMSHYVLVVYRHAFATASIVPFAFILERKGQPKITFRIFMILFILALLGPVVDQNFYYAGLKLTSPTFACAMSNVLPAMTFVMAVLCRMEKLNIKKLSCQAKVFGTLLTVAGAMSMTLYKGPIMELLWARHRHPQNETQTTTTTGSSERDWILGCTFLIIATFAWACLFVLQTKALETYKDHQFSLTTLMCFIGTIQAAAVTFVAEHDPSVWRIGWDMSLLAAAYAGIVTSSLTYYVQGLVIRKKGPVFATAFSPLMMIIVAIMGSFILAEQIYLGGVIGAILIVIGLYSVLWGKHKEQNEKKVEDDIPLPIKGAQMSGNLGAVIDDTDQVKYGQIGDTNNMLSSVAISMPTRDSTNNVNQQTNA encoded by the exons atggcctcagaaaattcaaacttttttgAGAAAACTAAACACCACATTGCTATGATATGTTTACAATTTGGCTATGCTGGTATGAATATTATCACTAAAGTTTCACTCAACCAAGGCATGAGTCACTATGTCCTTGTTGTCTATCGCCACGCTTTTGCAACTGCTTCAATAGTTCCATTTGCATTTATACTTGAAAG GAAAGGTCAGCCAAAGATAACATTCAGAATCTTCATGATACTTTTTATCCTAGCTCTACTTGG GCCAGTGGTTGATCAAAATTTCTATTATGCTGGATTGAAGCTCACATCCCCAACCTTCGCATGTGCAATGAGTAACGTGCTTCCAGCCATGACTTTTGTGATGGCAGTTTTATGCAG gATGGAGAAGTTAAACATAAAGAAGTTGAGTTGTCAAGCAAAGGTATTTGGAACACTATTGACAGTGGCAGGTGCAATGTCGATGACATTATACAAAGGTCCTATAATGGAGTTGCTATGGGCCAGACATAGACATCCTCAAAatgaaacacaaacaacaacCACCACAGGATCCTCTGAAAGAGATTGGATTCTAGGATGCACTTTCCTTATCATTGCCACATTTGCTTGGGCTTGTCTCTTTGTTTTGCAA ACAAAAGCTCTAGAGACGTACAAGGATCATCAGTTCAGCCTTACTACACTTATGTGTTTCATTGGAACTATTCAAGCTGCTGCTGTTACTTTTGTGGCTGAGCATGATCCTTCTGTTTGGAGGATTGGTTGGGATATGAGTTTACTTGCTGCTGCCTATGCT gGGATTGTGACCTCAAGCCTAACATACTATGTGCAAGGGCTGGTGATTAGGAAGAAAGGACCTGTCTTTGCAACTGCCTTTAGTCCACTTATGATGATCATAGTTGCCATCATGGGCTCCTTTATCCTTGCAGAACAAATTTATCTTGGAGG TGTGATTGGTGCCATCTTGATTGTTATAGGCTTATACTCTGTTCTATGGGGAAAGCACAAGgaacaaaatgagaaaaaagTTGAAGATGATATTCCTTTGCCTATAAAAGGTGCTCAAATGAGTGGAAATTTAGGGGCAGTGATTGATGACACAGATCAAGTAAAATATGGTCAAATTGGAGATACTAACAACATGCTTTCATCAGTTGCAATAAGCATGCCTACTAGAGACTCTACTAATAATGTTAACCAACAAACAAATGCTTGA
- the LOC101512593 gene encoding 65-kDa microtubule-associated protein 5 isoform X2 yields MASTPPSFSPSRTTCASLLRQLQLIWDEIGESDTDRDNMLLQLEQECLDIYHRKVEETRKHKADLYKWLADTESELTNVASSLGDCVSFSRGKGTLKQQLATIRPVLEVLRLKKDERFKEFLKIKSQISQICAEIAGRAQSESVTDQDVDQCDLTLKKLGELKSHLDELQNEKILRQQKVKSHISTISQLSAVMSIDFWKTLNDIHPSLSDSSNSTPQSISNDTLARLTGVIHSLKEEKQQRLHKVQELTKFLVELWDLMEMPIDEQKAFSHVTRLISASVDEVSIQGCLSAEVIEQVEGEVQRLNVLKASKMKELVFKRQNELEEIYRGVHMVMDSEAAREILTSLIESGNIDMSELLQSLDDQIRKAKEQALSRRDILDRVEKWKFAAEEEKWLDEYERDENRYSAVRGAHKNLKRAEKARILVSKIPSLLDNLIAKVKAWELEKGIPFLYEKVALLHSLDEYNVQRQLREEEKKKSREQKRLNEQHAVEQEAMFGSRSATKKPLSQNTNANTNVGTPTGRRLHTPSNRYGNSGAKDRRESGRVNNIIPVNYVALPKDDSVSRGS; encoded by the exons ttGATATGGGATGAGATTGGGGAAAGTGACACAGATAGAGACAATATGCTTCTTCAACTGGAACAAGAGTGCCTTGACATTTATCACAGAAAGGTTGAGGAAACGAGAAAGCACAAAGCTGACTTGTATAAGTGGTTGGCTGATACTGAATCTGAACTCACCAATGTTGCTTCTTCTCTTGGGGATTGTGTGTCGTTCTCACGA GGGAAGGGAACTCTGAAGCAGCAATTAGCTACCATCAGACCTGTCTTAGAGGTCTTGAGGTTAAAGAAGGATGAGAGATTtaaggaatttttaaaaataaagtccCAAATCTCTCAGATATGTGCTGAAATAGCAGGCCGTGCACAGTCCGAAAGTGTCACGGATCAAGATGTCGATCAATGTGATCTGACACTAAAGAAATTGGGGGAACTCAAATCGCATCTTGATGAACTTCAAAATGAAAAG ATATTGCGTCAGCAGAAAGTGAAGAGTCATATCAGTACTATTAGCCAACTTTCAGCAGTAATGTCAATTGATTTTTGGAAGACTTTAAATGACATCCACCCGAGCTTGAGTGATTCATCAAATAGTACACCACAAAGCATTAGCAATGACACTCTTGCTAGATTAACTGGGGTTATTCATTCATTAAAGGAGGAAAAGCAACAAAGACTACATAAG GTACAAGAACTCACTAAATTCTTGGTAGAGTTATGGGATCTTATGGAGATGCCAATTGATGAGCAAAAGGCCTTTAGCCATGTTACTAGATTAATTTCAGCATCAGTAGATGAAGTGTCAATCCAAGGTTGCCTTTCTGCGGAAGTCATTGAGCAG GTTGAGGGTGAAGTTCAGCGCTTAAATGTTTTGAAAGCCAGTAAAATGAAGGAATTGGTGTTTAAAAGACAGAATGAACTTGAAGAAATTTACAGAGGAGTTCACATGGTTATGGATAGTGAAGCAGCTAGAGAGATTCTGACTAGCCTCATTGAATCTG GTAATATTGACATGTCTGAATTGCTTCAAAGCCTGGATGATCAAATCAGAAAGGCCAAAGAGCAAGCTCTAAGTAGAAGAGATATCTTAGATCGGGTAGAGAAATGGAAATTTGCAGCTGAGGAGGAAAAGTGGTTAGATGAATATGAAAGG GATGAAAATCGATACAGTGCAGTAAGAGGAGCACACAAAAATTTGAAGCGTGCAGAGAAAGCACGAATACTTGTCAGCAAGATTCCAT CTTTGTTAGATAATTTGATTGCAAAAGTGAAAGCATGGGAGCTGGAAAAAGGAATACCTTTCTTATATGAAAAG GTTGCATTGTTGCATAGCTTGGATGAATACAACGTACAACGGCAactgagagaagaagaaaagaaaaaatctcGA GAGCAGAAGCGGCTTAATGAGCAACATGCTGTAGAGCAAGAAGCAATGTTTGGTTCAAGGTCTGCAACAAAGAAGCCTCTGAGCCAGAACACTAATGCTAACACCAATGTTGGCACACCAACTGGGCGCCGATTGCATACTCCTTCAAACCGTTATGGAAACTCGGGCGCAAAGGATCGTAGAGAAAGCGGCAGAGTGAACAACATAATTCCAGTGAACTATGTTGCTCTTCCCAAAGATGATTCTGTTTCAAGAGGCAGTTAG
- the LOC101512593 gene encoding 65-kDa microtubule-associated protein 5 isoform X3, which produces MASTPPSFSPSRTTCASLLRQLQLIWDEIGESDTDRDNMLLQLEQECLDIYHRKVEETRKHKADLYKWLADTESELTNVASSLGDCVSFSRGKGTLKQQLATIRPVLEVLRLKKDERFKEFLKIKSQISQICAEIAGRAQSESVTDQDVDQCDLTLKKLGELKSHLDELQNEKILRQQKVKSHISTISQLSAVMSIDFWKTLNDIHPSLSDSSNSTPQSISNDTLARLTGVIHSLKEEKQQRLHKVQELTKFLVELWDLMEMPIDEQKAFSHVTRLISASVDEVSIQGCLSAEVIEQVEGEVQRLNVLKASKMKELVFKRQNELEEIYRGVHMVMDSEAAREILTSLIESGNIDMSELLQSLDDQIRKAKEQALSRRDILDRVEKWKFAAEEEKWLDEYERDENRYSAVRGAHKNLKRAEKARILVSKIPSALLDNLIAKVKAWELEKGIPFLYEKVALLHSLDEYNVQRQLREEEKKKSRRYGK; this is translated from the exons ttGATATGGGATGAGATTGGGGAAAGTGACACAGATAGAGACAATATGCTTCTTCAACTGGAACAAGAGTGCCTTGACATTTATCACAGAAAGGTTGAGGAAACGAGAAAGCACAAAGCTGACTTGTATAAGTGGTTGGCTGATACTGAATCTGAACTCACCAATGTTGCTTCTTCTCTTGGGGATTGTGTGTCGTTCTCACGA GGGAAGGGAACTCTGAAGCAGCAATTAGCTACCATCAGACCTGTCTTAGAGGTCTTGAGGTTAAAGAAGGATGAGAGATTtaaggaatttttaaaaataaagtccCAAATCTCTCAGATATGTGCTGAAATAGCAGGCCGTGCACAGTCCGAAAGTGTCACGGATCAAGATGTCGATCAATGTGATCTGACACTAAAGAAATTGGGGGAACTCAAATCGCATCTTGATGAACTTCAAAATGAAAAG ATATTGCGTCAGCAGAAAGTGAAGAGTCATATCAGTACTATTAGCCAACTTTCAGCAGTAATGTCAATTGATTTTTGGAAGACTTTAAATGACATCCACCCGAGCTTGAGTGATTCATCAAATAGTACACCACAAAGCATTAGCAATGACACTCTTGCTAGATTAACTGGGGTTATTCATTCATTAAAGGAGGAAAAGCAACAAAGACTACATAAG GTACAAGAACTCACTAAATTCTTGGTAGAGTTATGGGATCTTATGGAGATGCCAATTGATGAGCAAAAGGCCTTTAGCCATGTTACTAGATTAATTTCAGCATCAGTAGATGAAGTGTCAATCCAAGGTTGCCTTTCTGCGGAAGTCATTGAGCAG GTTGAGGGTGAAGTTCAGCGCTTAAATGTTTTGAAAGCCAGTAAAATGAAGGAATTGGTGTTTAAAAGACAGAATGAACTTGAAGAAATTTACAGAGGAGTTCACATGGTTATGGATAGTGAAGCAGCTAGAGAGATTCTGACTAGCCTCATTGAATCTG GTAATATTGACATGTCTGAATTGCTTCAAAGCCTGGATGATCAAATCAGAAAGGCCAAAGAGCAAGCTCTAAGTAGAAGAGATATCTTAGATCGGGTAGAGAAATGGAAATTTGCAGCTGAGGAGGAAAAGTGGTTAGATGAATATGAAAGG GATGAAAATCGATACAGTGCAGTAAGAGGAGCACACAAAAATTTGAAGCGTGCAGAGAAAGCACGAATACTTGTCAGCAAGATTCCAT CAGCTTTGTTAGATAATTTGATTGCAAAAGTGAAAGCATGGGAGCTGGAAAAAGGAATACCTTTCTTATATGAAAAG GTTGCATTGTTGCATAGCTTGGATGAATACAACGTACAACGGCAactgagagaagaagaaaagaaaaaatctcGA AGGTATGGCAAATAA
- the LOC101512593 gene encoding 65-kDa microtubule-associated protein 5 isoform X1 — protein MASTPPSFSPSRTTCASLLRQLQLIWDEIGESDTDRDNMLLQLEQECLDIYHRKVEETRKHKADLYKWLADTESELTNVASSLGDCVSFSRGKGTLKQQLATIRPVLEVLRLKKDERFKEFLKIKSQISQICAEIAGRAQSESVTDQDVDQCDLTLKKLGELKSHLDELQNEKILRQQKVKSHISTISQLSAVMSIDFWKTLNDIHPSLSDSSNSTPQSISNDTLARLTGVIHSLKEEKQQRLHKVQELTKFLVELWDLMEMPIDEQKAFSHVTRLISASVDEVSIQGCLSAEVIEQVEGEVQRLNVLKASKMKELVFKRQNELEEIYRGVHMVMDSEAAREILTSLIESGNIDMSELLQSLDDQIRKAKEQALSRRDILDRVEKWKFAAEEEKWLDEYERDENRYSAVRGAHKNLKRAEKARILVSKIPSALLDNLIAKVKAWELEKGIPFLYEKVALLHSLDEYNVQRQLREEEKKKSREQKRLNEQHAVEQEAMFGSRSATKKPLSQNTNANTNVGTPTGRRLHTPSNRYGNSGAKDRRESGRVNNIIPVNYVALPKDDSVSRGS, from the exons ttGATATGGGATGAGATTGGGGAAAGTGACACAGATAGAGACAATATGCTTCTTCAACTGGAACAAGAGTGCCTTGACATTTATCACAGAAAGGTTGAGGAAACGAGAAAGCACAAAGCTGACTTGTATAAGTGGTTGGCTGATACTGAATCTGAACTCACCAATGTTGCTTCTTCTCTTGGGGATTGTGTGTCGTTCTCACGA GGGAAGGGAACTCTGAAGCAGCAATTAGCTACCATCAGACCTGTCTTAGAGGTCTTGAGGTTAAAGAAGGATGAGAGATTtaaggaatttttaaaaataaagtccCAAATCTCTCAGATATGTGCTGAAATAGCAGGCCGTGCACAGTCCGAAAGTGTCACGGATCAAGATGTCGATCAATGTGATCTGACACTAAAGAAATTGGGGGAACTCAAATCGCATCTTGATGAACTTCAAAATGAAAAG ATATTGCGTCAGCAGAAAGTGAAGAGTCATATCAGTACTATTAGCCAACTTTCAGCAGTAATGTCAATTGATTTTTGGAAGACTTTAAATGACATCCACCCGAGCTTGAGTGATTCATCAAATAGTACACCACAAAGCATTAGCAATGACACTCTTGCTAGATTAACTGGGGTTATTCATTCATTAAAGGAGGAAAAGCAACAAAGACTACATAAG GTACAAGAACTCACTAAATTCTTGGTAGAGTTATGGGATCTTATGGAGATGCCAATTGATGAGCAAAAGGCCTTTAGCCATGTTACTAGATTAATTTCAGCATCAGTAGATGAAGTGTCAATCCAAGGTTGCCTTTCTGCGGAAGTCATTGAGCAG GTTGAGGGTGAAGTTCAGCGCTTAAATGTTTTGAAAGCCAGTAAAATGAAGGAATTGGTGTTTAAAAGACAGAATGAACTTGAAGAAATTTACAGAGGAGTTCACATGGTTATGGATAGTGAAGCAGCTAGAGAGATTCTGACTAGCCTCATTGAATCTG GTAATATTGACATGTCTGAATTGCTTCAAAGCCTGGATGATCAAATCAGAAAGGCCAAAGAGCAAGCTCTAAGTAGAAGAGATATCTTAGATCGGGTAGAGAAATGGAAATTTGCAGCTGAGGAGGAAAAGTGGTTAGATGAATATGAAAGG GATGAAAATCGATACAGTGCAGTAAGAGGAGCACACAAAAATTTGAAGCGTGCAGAGAAAGCACGAATACTTGTCAGCAAGATTCCAT CAGCTTTGTTAGATAATTTGATTGCAAAAGTGAAAGCATGGGAGCTGGAAAAAGGAATACCTTTCTTATATGAAAAG GTTGCATTGTTGCATAGCTTGGATGAATACAACGTACAACGGCAactgagagaagaagaaaagaaaaaatctcGA GAGCAGAAGCGGCTTAATGAGCAACATGCTGTAGAGCAAGAAGCAATGTTTGGTTCAAGGTCTGCAACAAAGAAGCCTCTGAGCCAGAACACTAATGCTAACACCAATGTTGGCACACCAACTGGGCGCCGATTGCATACTCCTTCAAACCGTTATGGAAACTCGGGCGCAAAGGATCGTAGAGAAAGCGGCAGAGTGAACAACATAATTCCAGTGAACTATGTTGCTCTTCCCAAAGATGATTCTGTTTCAAGAGGCAGTTAG